In one Lolium rigidum isolate FL_2022 chromosome 3, APGP_CSIRO_Lrig_0.1, whole genome shotgun sequence genomic region, the following are encoded:
- the LOC124701370 gene encoding uncharacterized protein LOC124701370 — protein sequence MSSRAQGEKGSQGAPGGSETAARTRPLSIQEILRRREKKAVAEAKRAAAEAKDTKEELQDHKKGKPSRSDSGRGHRARKDVPVEKESVRDAPREDSRKDDVRRASKEGSRKDSARHAPREASKKDNLKDRPKDGTQVDDAPKKGSKKERPSARDDGQSAGKDKGSRSSHKLSASTRGRPADSRDGNHGEIRARNGDAARSEYLKGPAKRWNGEPVHNDRIIENDKLRNEAKRKYDHRRPEYDQRRPDVDLPALKKHDSARFKHYDRNDGRKEYGNPYHEEPRPKRRRSRSRDHDQGRCGRSVSLSPRAQRRSYHGHDRDNYPPGRKYAENDRHRTSGNGGHGGESYQRHESPLGGYSPRKRKTVPQDEQVSTKITPPAVRSPEKKPATWDQAPAGADQSNFFTTLKPIVSQTSSVSVSSSAPKPNPATTLDTILSGNSLSIDSVQLTQATRPLRRLHIENLTSSASEDMLIGCLNDFLLSSGGNHIQRSKQPCLSCTINKEKRHAFVEFLTPEDATAALSFDGKSFNGSTLKIRRPKDYIEMPHVAPKKPVEEEIKVTSDVVADSPHKIFIAGISGVLSSEMLMEIVSSFGQLGAYHFVCNEDLGRRCAFLEYIDHSITNKACAGLNGMKLGGSIITAVQVFPNPLEVHNEASTFYGIPYSAEALLEEPTKVLQLKNVVDREEYLLLSKPEVEEILEDVRMECARFGAVKSINIVEYPASIDSITEDIVVEPKDGPAKLEPIECCANDNCAETATDCPLPSKSIAVPSGPMKITGVDPISEGQDHKEPDMLCESDIPAAADRYTDLDDLHAGAAGPSLDQQMEAVHMDSSQADQDATAVGDIHARASGLSSDQPTEAVNMGYMQSDQDATAVGDIHAGTVGPTLDQQTEADHMDSMQADQDATAVGDIHATAADPSLDQQTEADHMDSTQADHHATALADDSAVGEGHAGSKTLEICISTTTPGDVAQISETENEQKISNDVSESGLEKLPAADTRGDAFVSDTIVLEAGSVLVEFMRKEAACMAAHSLHGRSFGDRTVSAGYALHDLYLQRYPR from the exons ATGAGCAGCAGAGCGCAGGGCGAGAAGGGTTCCCAGGGAGCACCGGGCGGGTCCGAGACGGCTGCCCGCACGAGGCCTCTGAGCATCCAGGAGATCCTGCGGCGCCGTGAAAAGAAGGCCGTCGCAGAGGCGAAGAGGGCTGCTGCGGAGGCTAAGGATACCAAGGAAGAGCTCCAGGACCACAAGAAGGGTAAGCCGAGTCGCTCCGATTCCGGAAGAGGGCACAGAGCCAGGAAGGATGTGCCTGTGGAGAAGGAGAGCGTTAGAGATGCGCCGAGGGAGGACTCCAGGAAGGATGATGTGAGGCGTGCGTCTAAGGAAGGGAGTAGAAAGGATAGCGCGAGGCACGCGCCGAGGGAGGCGTCCAAGAAGGATAACTTGAAAGATAGGCCGAAAGATGGGACACAGGTGGATGACGCACCAAAGAAGGGCTCCAAGAAAGAGAGGCCCTCCGCGAGAGATGATGGACAGTCAGCTGGCAAAGACAAAGGCTCTCGTAGTTCACATAAACTTAGCGCGAGCACGAGAGGCCGGCCCGCTGACAGCAGAGATGGAAACCATGGAGAAATCAGAGCAAGGAATGGTGATGCGGCAAGATCCGAATATCTAAAGGGTCCTGCGAAAAGATGGAATGGTGAACCCGTTCACAATGATAGAATCATCGAGAACGACAAGCTCCGGAATGAAGCAAAGAGGAAATACGATCATCGGAGGCCAGAATACGATCAAAGGAGGCCAGATGTTGATCTACCGGCGTTGAAGAAACATGATTCTGCACGATTCAAGCACTATGACAGAAATGATGGGAGGAAAGAGTATGGAAACCCATACCATGAAGAGCCCAGGCCAAAAAGGAGAAGGTCAAGAAGCAGGGATCATGATCAAGGAAGATGTGGCAGATCTGTCTCACTATCCCCAAGGGCACAAAGGCGTAGCTACCATGGACACGATCGTGACAACTATCCTCCAGGAAGAAAGTATGCTGAAAACGACAGGCATAGAACATCTGGGAATGGTGGACACGGTGGTGAGTCTTACCAGAGACATGAAAGCCCTCTTGGAGGCTACTCACCAAGGAAAAGGAAAACAGTGCCACAAGACGAACAAGTGAGCACCAAGATTACTCCTCCAGCTGTTCGATCCCCAGAAAAGAAACCAGCCACGTGGGATCAGGCTCCTGCAGGAGCAGATCAATCtaatttcttcaccactttgaaGCCAATTGTTAGTCAAACCTCTTCTGTTTCAGTCAGTTCTAGCGCACCAAAGCCAAACCCTGCCACTACGCTTGACACTATATTGTCCGGGAATAGTTTGTCTATTGACTCTGTCCAGCTAACACAGGCAACACGGCCACTTAGGAGGTTGCACATCGAGAATTTAACTAGTTCAGCATCAGAGGATATGTTGATTGGTTGCTTGAATGACTTCTTGCTGTCATCTGGTGGTAACCATATCCAGAGGTCTAAACAACCATGCCTCAGTTGTACT ATAAATAAGGAAAAACGCCACGCATTTGTTGAATTTCTTACACCAGAGGACGCTACAGCTGCTCTTTCTTTCGATGGAAAATCTTTCAATGGGTCTaccttgaaaattagacgccccaaGGATTATATTGAAATGCCA CATGTTGCTCCAAAGAAACCCGTAGAAGAAGAGATTAAAGTAACATCAGATGTTGTTGCAGATTCACCGCACAAG attttcaTTGCTGGTATTTCTGGTGTTCTTTCGTCTGAGATG CTCATGGAGATTGTTAGTTCCTTTGGCCAGCTGGGTGCATACCACTTTGTTTGCAATGAGGACCTTGGTAGGCGATGTGCATTTCTTGAG TACATTGATCACTCCATTACAAACAAGGCATGTGCTGGCCTCAACGGGATGAAGCTTGGTGGGTCCATCATAACTGCTGTTCAGGTGTTTCCTAATCCTCTCGAG GTTCACAATGAAGCTTCCACATTTTATGGTATTCCTTATAGTGCCGAAGCGCTTCTTGAAGAACCAACCAAGGTCCTGCAGCTAAAGAATGTG GTTGACAGAGAAGAGTATTTGCTACTTTCAAAACCTGAGGTGGAGGAAATATTGGAAGATGTACGCATGGAGTGTGCAAG GTTTGGAGCAGTCAAATCCATAAATATTGTAGAGTATCCTGCTAGCATTGACAGCATTACTGAGGATATTGTAGTTGAGCCCAAAGATGGACCAGCCAAGCTTGAGCCCATTGAATGTTGTGCCAATGATAACTGTGCGGAGACTGCTACAGATTGCCCTTTACCAAGTAAGAGCATAGCAGTTCCTTCTGGCCCTATGAAAATTACAGGTGTAGACCCTATTTCTGAGGGCCAGGATCACAAAGAGCCTGACATGCTTTGTGAGAGTGATATACCTGCAGCGGCAGATCGGTATACTGATCTAGATGACCTTCATGCTGGAGCTGCTGGCCCCTCATTGGATCAACAAATGGAGGCTGTTCATATGGATTCTTCTCAGGCTGATCAAGATGCTACTGCAGTGGGTGATATCCATGCTAGAGCTTCTGGCCTCTCATCAGATCAACCAACAGAGGCTGTTAATATGGGATATATGCAGTCTGATCAAGATGCTACCGCAGTGGGTGATATCCATGCTGGAACTGTTGGCCCCACATTAGATCAACAAACGGAGGCCGATCATATGGATTCTATGCAGGCTGATCAAGATGCTACCGCAGTGGGTGACATCCATGCTACAGCTGCTGATCCCTCACTGGATCAACAAACGGAGGCCGATCATATGGATTCTACACAGGCTGATCATCATGCTACTGCATTGGCTGATGATAGTGCAGTTGGAGAAGGACATGCAGGCTCAAAAACTTTGGAGATCTGTATTTCTACTACTACACCTGGAGATGTGGCGCAGATATCTGAAACTGAGAACGAACAAAAAATCTCTAATGATGTGAGTGAAAGTGGCTTGGAAAAATTACCTGCGGCTGACACCAGAGgcgatgcttttgtttcagacaccATCGTGCTCGAAGCTGGCTCTGTATTGGTAGAGTTCATGCGCAAGGAGGCTGCATGTATGGCAGCACATTCTTTACATGGACGGAGTTTTGGCGACAGGACCGTTTCTGCTGGATATGCACTGCATGATCTCTACTTGCAGAGGTACCCGAGGTGA